In one window of Frigoriglobus tundricola DNA:
- a CDS encoding metallophosphoesterase, whose product MKIRLTRRRFLLGTASAAAAVGAYTWRVEPHWVTVTRRDLPVRNLPPALAGRTLAQVSDLHVCPRVDTEYLGAALREVSALQPDIVVVTGDFVSNASPERSEEVARLLENLAATPLGCFGAFGNHDYGERWSDMGAAEHLEKRLTGAGVTVLRNASHVVKGLTLVGVDDLWGPNFYPKPVLSKLSADEPAIVLCHNPDAVDGPVWGAFRGWILSGHTHGGQCKPPFLPPPLLPVVNRRYTSGAFDLGDGRALYINCGLGYLRRVRFNVRPEITLFTLVPA is encoded by the coding sequence ATGAAAATTCGCCTCACGCGCCGCCGGTTTCTGCTGGGGACCGCTTCTGCGGCGGCCGCGGTCGGTGCGTACACCTGGCGCGTCGAACCGCACTGGGTTACCGTCACCCGTCGCGACTTGCCCGTACGTAACCTCCCGCCCGCACTGGCGGGGCGAACGCTCGCGCAGGTGAGCGACCTCCACGTCTGCCCGCGGGTCGATACGGAGTACCTCGGCGCCGCGCTCCGCGAAGTGTCGGCGCTGCAACCCGACATCGTGGTCGTGACCGGCGACTTTGTCAGCAACGCGTCTCCCGAGCGGTCCGAAGAGGTCGCCCGCCTGCTCGAGAACCTCGCCGCGACACCGCTGGGCTGCTTCGGGGCGTTCGGTAACCACGACTACGGCGAGCGGTGGTCGGACATGGGCGCCGCCGAGCACCTGGAAAAGCGGCTCACCGGCGCCGGCGTCACGGTGTTGCGGAACGCGAGTCACGTCGTGAAGGGGCTGACGCTGGTGGGCGTTGACGACCTGTGGGGGCCGAACTTTTATCCCAAACCGGTGCTTTCAAAACTGAGCGCGGACGAACCGGCAATCGTTCTCTGTCACAACCCCGATGCGGTGGACGGTCCGGTCTGGGGTGCTTTCCGCGGGTGGATTCTGTCCGGGCACACGCACGGCGGGCAGTGTAAACCGCCGTTCCTCCCGCCGCCGCTGTTGCCGGTCGTCAACCGGCGGTACACGTCGGGCGCGTTCGACCTGGGCGATGGCCGGGCGCTCTACATCAACTGCGGGTTGGGGTACCTCAGACGGGTGCGGTTCAACGTGCGTCCCGAGATCACGCTGTTCACGCTGGTCCCGGCCTGA